The Mauremys mutica isolate MM-2020 ecotype Southern chromosome 1, ASM2049712v1, whole genome shotgun sequence genome has a segment encoding these proteins:
- the LOC123364283 gene encoding interleukin-1 receptor type 1-like isoform X1: protein MISPLWFICCIIPYVSSFNAEERKLSSHFVLVGEPIAISCQIAKIPTLHSDYNLTWSRNGSDTPITTETHSRIHQQDNVLWFIPATLEDSGLYECNIRNSDSSDKEYIQLHVFKNNDGLCFNGETMYKQKVFMSIGGKITCPNLEYFNDENDTVPEIQWHKECKPGLLQDNRFLSSKGDIYLIINNVTVHDKGNYTCQTTYTYMGIQHNVSRTIYVDVEEGPKKTPPVFVYPKNHSIEVELGSHVIMDCNISSSISALNPYWQVNGEDVNVFDNTYEEQIYEKPSQGGGFIIGTRFNISKVKSKDYSHKFFCRVFHPYGEAVAYILLKRPAPNIQGYLIGGLVSLVFVIVAAVFVYKLLKIDIVLWYRNSCHPFLSKKVSDGKIYDAYVLYPKNRVSCLYSPDIFALKILPEVLERQCGYNLFIFGRDDLPGQAVVNVADEKINQSRRVIIVLVPESSCYSVLEDTSEQQLAVYDALIRDGIKVILIELDKIKDYTNMPESIKYIKQKHGAIKWKGDFTERSHSASTKFWKNVRYQMPPRQTVSPSELLLLPTAFNSPHTITLER from the exons aagaaaGGAAGCTGTCTAGTCATTTTGTACTTGTAGGAGAGCCTATTGCTATCAGTTGTCAAATAGCTAAAATTCCAACACTTCACTCTGACTACAATCTGACTTGGTCTAGAAATGGTAGTGATACACCAATAACTACAGAGACACATTCCAGAATCCATCAGCAAGATAACGTGCTTTGGTTTATTCCTGCAACTTTAGAAGATTCAGGACTTTATGAATGTAACATAAG GAATTCTGACAGCTCTGACAAAGAATATATACAGCTACATGTTTTCAAGAACAATGATGGCTTATGTTTTAATGGAGAAactatgtataaacaaaaagtGTTTATGTCAATTGGTGGAAAGATTACATGTCCTAATCTGGAATATTTTAATGATGAAAATGATACCGTACCTGAAATACAGTGGCATAAG GAATGTAAGCCTGGATTACTGCAGGACAACAGATTTCTCTCTTCAAAGGGTGACATCTATCTTATAATTAATAACGTAACTGTGCATGACAAAGGAAACTACACATGCCAGACAACATATACTTATATGGGAATACAACATAATGTTTCACGAACCATTTATGTAGACGTTGAAg aGGGCCCAAAGAAGACACCACCAGTGTTTGTTTATCCAAAAAACCATTCGATTGAAGTAGAACTTG GATCTCATGTCATCATGGACTGTAATATATCCAGTAGCATAAGTGCTTTGAATCCGTACTGGCAAGTCAACGGTGAGGATGTTAATGTCTTTGATAATACCTACGAAGAACAAATCTATGA AAAACCTTCCCAGGGAGGTGGTTTTATAATTGGAACAAGATTCAACATTTCAAAAGTGAAAAGTAAGGATTATTCTCACAAGTTTTTCTGTCGTGTTTTCCATCCCTATGGCGAAGCTGTAGCATACATTTTACTAAAACGCCCAG CTCCAAACATTCAGGGTTACTTGATTGGAGGACTTGTTTCACTGGTATTTGTAATAGTTGCTGCAGTGTTTGTCTACAAGCTACTCAAGATTGACATTGTGCTTTGGTATCGGAACTCCTGCCATCCTTTTCTGAGTAAAAAAG TTTCAGATGGGAAGATCTATGATGCATATGTGCTGTATCCAAAAAACAGAGTAAGCTGCCTCTATTCACCAGATATCTTTGCGCTAAAGATATTACCTGAGGTCTTAGAGAGACAGTGTGGATACAATCTCTTTATATTTGGAAGGGATGATTTACCAGGAcaag CTGTTGTCAATGTCGCTGATGAAAAAATCAACCAAAGCAGAAGAGTGATAATTGTGTTAGTACCAGAATCATCCTGTTATAGTGTGTTAGAAGATACCTCTGAACAGCAACTGGCTGTGTACGATGCTCTTATCCGTGATGGAATTAAAGTTATTCTAATTGAACTGGATAAAATAAAGGATTACACAAACATGCCAGAATCTATCAAATATATTAAGCAAAAGCATGGGGCCATCAAATGGAAAGGGGACTTCACAGAGAGATCTCATTCAGCAAGTACAAAATTCTGGAAAAATGTACGATACCAaatgccacccagacaaactgtgtcTCCCTCAGAACTACTGTTACTACCAACAGCCTTTAATTCTCCACATACAATAACGTTAGAAAGATGA
- the LOC123364283 gene encoding interleukin-1 receptor type 1-like isoform X2 yields MISPLWFICCIIPYVSSFNAERKLSSHFVLVGEPIAISCQIAKIPTLHSDYNLTWSRNGSDTPITTETHSRIHQQDNVLWFIPATLEDSGLYECNIRNSDSSDKEYIQLHVFKNNDGLCFNGETMYKQKVFMSIGGKITCPNLEYFNDENDTVPEIQWHKECKPGLLQDNRFLSSKGDIYLIINNVTVHDKGNYTCQTTYTYMGIQHNVSRTIYVDVEEGPKKTPPVFVYPKNHSIEVELGSHVIMDCNISSSISALNPYWQVNGEDVNVFDNTYEEQIYEKPSQGGGFIIGTRFNISKVKSKDYSHKFFCRVFHPYGEAVAYILLKRPAPNIQGYLIGGLVSLVFVIVAAVFVYKLLKIDIVLWYRNSCHPFLSKKVSDGKIYDAYVLYPKNRVSCLYSPDIFALKILPEVLERQCGYNLFIFGRDDLPGQAVVNVADEKINQSRRVIIVLVPESSCYSVLEDTSEQQLAVYDALIRDGIKVILIELDKIKDYTNMPESIKYIKQKHGAIKWKGDFTERSHSASTKFWKNVRYQMPPRQTVSPSELLLLPTAFNSPHTITLER; encoded by the exons aaaGGAAGCTGTCTAGTCATTTTGTACTTGTAGGAGAGCCTATTGCTATCAGTTGTCAAATAGCTAAAATTCCAACACTTCACTCTGACTACAATCTGACTTGGTCTAGAAATGGTAGTGATACACCAATAACTACAGAGACACATTCCAGAATCCATCAGCAAGATAACGTGCTTTGGTTTATTCCTGCAACTTTAGAAGATTCAGGACTTTATGAATGTAACATAAG GAATTCTGACAGCTCTGACAAAGAATATATACAGCTACATGTTTTCAAGAACAATGATGGCTTATGTTTTAATGGAGAAactatgtataaacaaaaagtGTTTATGTCAATTGGTGGAAAGATTACATGTCCTAATCTGGAATATTTTAATGATGAAAATGATACCGTACCTGAAATACAGTGGCATAAG GAATGTAAGCCTGGATTACTGCAGGACAACAGATTTCTCTCTTCAAAGGGTGACATCTATCTTATAATTAATAACGTAACTGTGCATGACAAAGGAAACTACACATGCCAGACAACATATACTTATATGGGAATACAACATAATGTTTCACGAACCATTTATGTAGACGTTGAAg aGGGCCCAAAGAAGACACCACCAGTGTTTGTTTATCCAAAAAACCATTCGATTGAAGTAGAACTTG GATCTCATGTCATCATGGACTGTAATATATCCAGTAGCATAAGTGCTTTGAATCCGTACTGGCAAGTCAACGGTGAGGATGTTAATGTCTTTGATAATACCTACGAAGAACAAATCTATGA AAAACCTTCCCAGGGAGGTGGTTTTATAATTGGAACAAGATTCAACATTTCAAAAGTGAAAAGTAAGGATTATTCTCACAAGTTTTTCTGTCGTGTTTTCCATCCCTATGGCGAAGCTGTAGCATACATTTTACTAAAACGCCCAG CTCCAAACATTCAGGGTTACTTGATTGGAGGACTTGTTTCACTGGTATTTGTAATAGTTGCTGCAGTGTTTGTCTACAAGCTACTCAAGATTGACATTGTGCTTTGGTATCGGAACTCCTGCCATCCTTTTCTGAGTAAAAAAG TTTCAGATGGGAAGATCTATGATGCATATGTGCTGTATCCAAAAAACAGAGTAAGCTGCCTCTATTCACCAGATATCTTTGCGCTAAAGATATTACCTGAGGTCTTAGAGAGACAGTGTGGATACAATCTCTTTATATTTGGAAGGGATGATTTACCAGGAcaag CTGTTGTCAATGTCGCTGATGAAAAAATCAACCAAAGCAGAAGAGTGATAATTGTGTTAGTACCAGAATCATCCTGTTATAGTGTGTTAGAAGATACCTCTGAACAGCAACTGGCTGTGTACGATGCTCTTATCCGTGATGGAATTAAAGTTATTCTAATTGAACTGGATAAAATAAAGGATTACACAAACATGCCAGAATCTATCAAATATATTAAGCAAAAGCATGGGGCCATCAAATGGAAAGGGGACTTCACAGAGAGATCTCATTCAGCAAGTACAAAATTCTGGAAAAATGTACGATACCAaatgccacccagacaaactgtgtcTCCCTCAGAACTACTGTTACTACCAACAGCCTTTAATTCTCCACATACAATAACGTTAGAAAGATGA